ATACATTTTTTAGAAAGATCAACTTGGAAAGGCTCGTGTATCAAAAGGGATCATGTGTGTCAAATCTGGCATGCCAGCAGTAGATACCACCAAAATCAGTTCAGTGGAGTTAATTGGTTCAACTGATAAATCATCGTCTAGGGGCATGAGTTTTTATTGTGCCCAACAAGTAAAACTAATTTGACAGTCAACTCCTTTTTGTGTTTGATAAACTCTTCATGTTCACAATGAGGCTGGCAATATAACACCGTATATTAACCCATTGTTGGATGTTACATGTACAGAATTGGGAAGATGGTTGAACTTAAAGAAGCTGACATCAAGGCACTAGATGGCAACAGCTAGTAGAGTGCGCGCCTGAGTTCATGGGCTTCGTTTCCGAAAGCGGTGTGGACGGGTGGATAACATATATGTCATACCTCCTGTGGCATAAGGCACGACTACTCTGTGCCTGAGAGGCCTGCGATTCTGCTATCATAGATGTCAAATAGGAAACTAATGGTCAGGTTCGATAGGCATGCCTTTGTTTTCAAGAACACATGAACTGCTTCGCTGAAGGATCTCCAAGATCCTACGTGGCAGCAGTGTTCGCTGGAGTTTTGGGATATGTTCAGCTAGGCTTGCTAGTACTGTAGTAGAGTTGTTGATAGCGTCTACTCTTATGCAGACCTACTGATTTATTATCTGTGGAAATGTAAATGCTGTCAGTCGAGTCATGAACTTTTCTTTAACTTAGTCGAGTCATGAACTGGCATTACTTCCAACAGTTTTTGCAACTTGTAACTTGTATGCTTGccctgcaaaagaaaaaagaaaatctgtaTACCTGTTTTTGTTGTTGAGAAATTCCTGAtaattcttttttttcttctagTTGTTAAAAAACACATTGCATTCTCAGATGGTTAGGTTCCTTGTGATGGAACTTAGCCCATCATGTTTAAATCCTAGACTTGGTATTTGTGCTCgtatttttctgaatttatttcagaCATTTCAAGTTTTTATTGACTATGAGGCGCATGTGGTGACTTTGTCAACCTCAAGATGTGTATCTCAGTATCTTGAAGGTGCTCATGGAGGGCAGATTGTGCAGGCTCAATACCTCAAAGGTGCTCATAGAGACAGGGTGTACGTGGGTCCTTCATAAGAGTGATAGTGTATGTCCATATGTGAGCATTTTGCGTTCGTACTGTGTTAAAAGAATGTACTTCGGGAGAAATGAACCATTTTTCTATGAGTAATCTTTTTTAGGGAAAACCAAGTTTTTATTCATCATAAGAGCATCTTCAATAGATGATGTATATTTTGGTGCTCCAAACCGGTGATGGTCCAAATTTGGAGCACCAAAAAGTGCTTTTTACATCTTCGAAAAATGCTCAACTCCAACAGATGGTCCAAAACGGAGATTAGCAACTCCAACAGATAGTCCAAAACGAAGATTAAAACGACCAACTACTACTTCATCTCAACATAGTTCAAACATGAAATTCAACATAGTTTCATACATAAATTCAACTACTACTTATTCGAACTACTAGATGAAAGTACTCCTCGTCGTCGGAGCTGCGGAACTGCTCCCAGAACTCGTCCTTGGTCGGGTCATCGCACCCCTCGTCCTCCTCGTCGGAGTCACCCCAATCCTCATCCGACGACTCGATAGGGATCACAGTCGAGGGGCCGGCCTCATCCTCCTTCTTCACCCCCCTTCTTTTTCGCCTTGACGTCGCGATTCTAGTAGTGCTCCAGCTCGGCCTGGACGTACTGCGGATGCTCTCGCGCAAATCGAGCCATCGTTGCCTCGTCGCTCTCGCCGGGAGCGACGACAACTGCCGGTCTCTTCTTCGCCATCTTCACCCGCATCTCCTTCATCTGGATGCCCTGCGGCACGAGCCACTCTGCCACCGCCCGGGTTTCGACGTCCGGGAAGTTGAGGTCCGTCTTCGGCCGTCCGGCATGCCGCACCGCCACGTCGTAGGCACGCGCGGCCTCATCGGCGGTTGGATACGTGCCGAGCCACCAACGCCGCCCGGCGTCAGAGAACTCCACTCCGAAGTTCCCGGAGGGCTTCGCCCTCACGCCGACGAAACCGGATTTGCCCTTGGGCGTCTTCTTCGGCGCCATCGGGGAGCGGGCGGCGGCCGAGCggggagcggggcggcggcgtgcaGCTCAGGGTGGAGGCGGACGGAGCGGGGCGGCGACCggagaggaggcggaggcggacgGAGCGGGCCGACGGCGTGAAGTGCAGGCGAGGGCGGCCGGCGGCGTGCGGTGCGGGCGGGGCCGGGCGGAGGCCGGACCGGGGGCAGAGGCGACCGGAGAGGAGGCGGACGGGGTTGGGGCGGGGCAGAggcggccagagcggaggcggaCGCGATGTGGCGGCAGGCGGCGGCCCAGCGGGGTGGAATCGGTGGCGGGGCTGATCtacggcggggcggcggcgggtgtgAGGAAGAAGGGGGGGGGAGGAAATGAAGAGCGGCTGGGCGTTGGTGCGCCACCGCTGTTTTTACATCTCCTGCCTCCGGAGATGTAAATTTGCACCGCGAGGTGTTGAATTTTACATCACCGGGAGGCGAAGATGTAATTTTTTTGCATATGGACCATCTGTTGGAGAGCTGTTTTTTGCCTCAAAAGATACAAAAGTTGGTTATTTTTACATATGGACtgtctattggagatgctctaagccaCAACGTGTGGGATACAGTTTAGGTTGTGGGAGTCACCAAACCTAGCGACAAAGCAAACTTGGCTAAATCACGTGCCTCAAAATTGATGGCATGACATTCAAAAGTGAAATTACACCAAATAACAAAGCTCAAACATTAATCTCGCTAATAATGTCCTCGCAGGTGACACGCCTAAAGTTCTTGATATCTTCCACCATTTTGTTTCGAGTTTGAAGCAACAATGAATTGTTGAATATGGAGATCCTCCGTCAAAGATATTGCTTCTCTGCATGCGATAGCCACTAATGTGGCAGGTTTGTCAACTCCCTGAATGACTAGAGCTGAACTTCCGAGGAAATTGCCATCTCTATCTCTACACACCGCAGTTGCTgagcctcctcttcctcgtcggaCACCAGCGTCCACGTGAATCTTTGCAAAGCCCTGAGGGGGAGCTCATGATCGCTGGTTGACGGTTCCTAGAACCATGGGTCGCCCACCACCCGATGATGACTGTTTATTTTTGAGTATACTGAGCTCTGCAATAAACCTCATGGTGAAGGAATGAGTTCCTTGAGGGCTCTGGAAGATACCTTGGAGAAT
This genomic window from Aegilops tauschii subsp. strangulata cultivar AL8/78 chromosome 4, Aet v6.0, whole genome shotgun sequence contains:
- the LOC109754552 gene encoding ethylene-responsive transcription factor RAP2-3-like, whose protein sequence is MAPKKTPKGKSGFVGVRAKPSGNFGVEFSDAGRRWWLGTYPTADEAARAYDVAVRHAGRPKTDLNFPDVETRAVAEWLVPQGIQMKEMRVKMAKKRPAVVVAPGESDEATMARFAREHPQYVQAELEHY